One part of the Candidatus Flexicrinis affinis genome encodes these proteins:
- a CDS encoding acylphosphatase gives MPETHERLHVKVMGRVQGVSFRYYTTQQALALGLTGWVMNLSDGRTVEVIAEGPRKDLQALLDWLHHGPSGARVTNVVHEWGAATDQYTGFRTRHGIYDE, from the coding sequence ATGCCTGAGACGCACGAACGCCTGCATGTTAAAGTCATGGGACGGGTACAAGGCGTCAGCTTCCGCTATTACACCACGCAGCAAGCGTTGGCCTTGGGGCTGACGGGTTGGGTCATGAATCTGTCGGATGGGCGCACCGTCGAAGTGATCGCCGAAGGCCCTCGCAAGGATTTGCAGGCCCTGCTCGATTGGCTGCATCACGGCCCCAGCGGCGCGCGCGTAACCAACGTCGTCCATGAGTGGGGAGCGGCAACGGACCAGTACACGGGGTTCAGGACGCGCCACGGCATCTACGACGAGTAG
- the lon gene encoding endopeptidase La, with translation MSDSNENNVDSGLPEGVIPFVIEGAPGLHDSDDDEVRTIAASLPNELPILPMRGMVIFPKMTLPITVAQPRSLRLLEDMNGSTKYVGLFTSLNPEVEQPSPDELYTVGTLAEVHRLFRAPDGTVRLLVRGLMRIKIDEFTATDPYLKARVSAIPESVTDTLEIEAMARTISDQFSRLADLLPNLPGELIQSTLNVEEPLHLTYAVATYIRRVDLEEAQSLLEMPTLEEKMRRLIHVLGKELEVLELGRKIQTEAQGEMEKSQREYFLREQMKAIQRELGEADDQVADYIKFNEMIDQANMPEEARTEARRELDRLNKIPSASAEYGVIRTYLDWMVSLPWDKRTEDNLDITRARRVLDEDHYGLKDVKARILEFLAVRKLRQQRAEQLAAHETTDYVRRDRQGAILCFVGPPGVGKTSLGQSIARAMERKFIRISLGGVRDEAEIRGFRRTYIGSMPGRIIQTIRRVETRNPIILLDEVDKLGYDFRGDPASALLEVLDPEQNNTFRDHYLDVAFDLSEVLFITTANDLDKIPGPLRDRMEIITLSGYTEQEKTAIAEQYLVPRQIRENGLLDGEVTFTTESLHEIIRGYTREAGVRTLEREIGRSARKIVTRIAEGDAENVVIDGPMVKDLLGNPKFAAQEELKDRTDLPGVATGLAWTPVGGEVLFVEASQMPGSKGFQITGNLGDVMQESARIALSFIRSHADELGIDPDVFEKFDLHVHVPSGAMPKDGPSAGVTILSALASLLTNRTVRSNVAMTGEITLRGQVLPVGGIKDKVLAAHRMGVDTIILPRKNAPDIDDVPKEARDELTFVFVERMSDVLDAALLPDDTPEPEPEPEPAG, from the coding sequence ATGTCTGATTCCAACGAGAATAACGTCGACAGTGGATTGCCCGAGGGAGTCATTCCTTTCGTGATCGAGGGTGCCCCCGGCCTCCATGACAGCGACGACGATGAGGTGCGGACCATAGCGGCTTCGCTGCCCAATGAACTGCCGATCCTGCCGATGCGCGGCATGGTGATCTTCCCGAAGATGACTCTGCCGATCACGGTGGCTCAGCCGCGCAGCCTGCGCCTGCTGGAGGACATGAACGGCAGCACCAAGTACGTCGGCCTCTTCACCAGCCTCAACCCGGAAGTCGAACAACCGTCGCCCGACGAGCTGTACACGGTCGGCACGCTGGCGGAAGTCCACCGCCTGTTCCGCGCGCCGGACGGCACCGTACGCCTGCTCGTCCGCGGCTTGATGCGCATCAAGATCGACGAATTCACCGCGACCGACCCGTACCTCAAGGCGCGCGTGTCGGCGATCCCGGAGTCGGTGACGGACACGCTTGAAATCGAAGCGATGGCCCGCACCATCAGCGACCAGTTCAGCCGCCTCGCCGACCTGCTGCCGAATCTCCCCGGCGAGCTGATCCAATCGACGCTCAACGTCGAAGAGCCGCTGCACTTGACCTACGCGGTCGCCACCTACATCCGCCGTGTCGACCTCGAAGAGGCGCAGAGCCTGCTTGAAATGCCGACGCTCGAAGAGAAGATGCGCCGGTTGATCCACGTGCTGGGCAAGGAGCTGGAAGTCCTCGAACTCGGCCGCAAGATTCAGACCGAGGCGCAGGGCGAGATGGAGAAGAGCCAGCGCGAGTATTTCCTGCGCGAGCAAATGAAGGCCATCCAGCGCGAGCTGGGCGAGGCCGACGATCAGGTCGCGGACTATATCAAGTTCAACGAGATGATCGATCAGGCCAACATGCCGGAGGAAGCCCGGACCGAGGCCCGCCGGGAGTTGGATCGCCTGAACAAGATCCCGTCCGCCAGCGCCGAGTACGGCGTGATCCGCACTTACCTCGACTGGATGGTCAGCTTGCCGTGGGACAAGCGCACCGAGGACAACCTCGACATTACGCGCGCCCGCCGCGTGCTGGACGAGGATCACTACGGGCTGAAGGACGTCAAGGCGCGTATCCTCGAGTTCCTCGCCGTGCGCAAGCTGCGCCAGCAGCGCGCCGAGCAGTTGGCCGCCCACGAGACAACCGACTACGTCCGCCGCGACCGGCAGGGCGCGATCCTGTGCTTCGTCGGCCCGCCGGGCGTCGGCAAGACCTCGCTCGGCCAGTCGATCGCCCGGGCGATGGAGCGCAAGTTCATCCGCATCAGCCTCGGCGGCGTGCGCGACGAAGCCGAAATCCGCGGCTTCCGACGCACGTACATCGGTTCGATGCCAGGGCGCATCATTCAGACCATCCGTCGTGTCGAGACGCGCAACCCGATCATCCTGCTCGACGAGGTCGACAAGCTCGGCTACGACTTCCGCGGTGATCCGGCCTCGGCGCTGCTCGAGGTGCTCGACCCGGAGCAGAACAACACGTTCCGCGATCACTACCTCGACGTGGCGTTCGACCTGAGCGAAGTGCTGTTCATCACGACCGCCAACGACCTCGACAAGATCCCGGGACCGCTGCGCGACCGTATGGAGATCATCACCCTGAGCGGATATACCGAACAGGAAAAGACCGCCATCGCCGAGCAGTATCTGGTGCCGCGCCAAATCCGCGAGAACGGCCTGCTGGACGGCGAGGTCACGTTCACGACCGAGTCGCTGCACGAGATCATCCGCGGCTACACGCGCGAGGCGGGCGTCCGCACCCTGGAACGCGAGATTGGCCGCTCTGCCCGCAAAATCGTGACGCGCATCGCCGAAGGCGACGCCGAGAACGTCGTGATCGACGGGCCGATGGTCAAGGATTTGCTTGGCAATCCCAAGTTCGCCGCACAGGAGGAACTGAAGGACCGCACCGACCTACCCGGCGTGGCCACCGGCCTCGCATGGACGCCGGTGGGCGGCGAAGTGCTGTTTGTCGAAGCGTCGCAGATGCCCGGCAGCAAGGGCTTCCAGATCACCGGCAACCTCGGTGACGTCATGCAGGAATCGGCACGCATCGCGCTCAGCTTCATTCGCAGCCATGCCGACGAACTCGGCATCGACCCGGACGTGTTCGAAAAGTTTGACCTGCACGTGCACGTCCCCAGCGGCGCGATGCCCAAAGACGGCCCTTCCGCCGGCGTGACGATCTTGAGCGCACTGGCGTCGCTGCTGACCAACCGCACTGTCCGCAGCAACGTCGCCATGACCGGCGAAATCACGCTGCGCGGTCAGGTGCTGCCGGTGGGCGGCATCAAGGACAAGGTGCTGGCGGCGCACCGCATGGGCGTCGACACGATCATCCTACCCCGCAAGAACGCGCCGGACATCGACGACGTGCCGAAGGAAGCGCGCGACGAGCTGACGTTTGTGTTCGTCGAACGCATGTCGGACGTGCTGGACGCGGCCCTGCTGCCGGATGACACGCCGGAACCTGAACCCGAACCCGAGCCGGCGGGTTAG
- a CDS encoding sigma-70 family RNA polymerase sigma factor codes for MSDDPILLEWISDAIAGDQAAFEEIYYTYKDDVYTACYRMMGTAQEAEDATQDVFIRLLRVLPRYDHTRASFRTWMLTITTNYCYDLLRRRRGNDVSIDDEDEPVALTLSSDDPTPEQATMGIELRDRIQQMLDRLPAQDRAMVVLRYWFDHGYEEIAEATETSVSAVKSRLFRARQKLAELLGDVALPNEGVY; via the coding sequence GTGAGTGATGACCCGATTCTGCTGGAATGGATTTCCGATGCAATTGCCGGCGATCAGGCGGCATTTGAGGAAATCTACTACACCTATAAGGACGACGTGTACACCGCGTGCTATCGCATGATGGGCACGGCCCAAGAGGCCGAAGACGCCACGCAGGATGTGTTCATTCGCCTGCTGCGCGTGCTGCCGCGCTACGATCACACGCGGGCCAGCTTCCGCACTTGGATGCTGACGATCACGACCAACTACTGCTACGACCTGCTGCGCCGCCGTCGTGGTAACGACGTGTCGATAGACGACGAGGACGAGCCGGTCGCGCTTACGCTGTCCAGCGACGATCCCACTCCTGAGCAGGCCACCATGGGAATCGAACTGCGCGACCGCATTCAGCAAATGCTCGACCGCCTGCCGGCGCAAGATCGGGCGATGGTCGTGCTGCGCTACTGGTTCGATCACGGGTACGAAGAAATCGCGGAAGCGACCGAGACCAGCGTGAGCGCGGTCAAAAGCCGCCTGTTCCGCGCGCGGCAGAAGCTCGCCGAGCTGCTCGGCGATGTCGCGCTGCCCAACGAAGGGGTGTACTAG
- the sixA gene encoding phosphohistidine phosphatase SixA, with amino-acid sequence MILYFLRHAHAVDAVGLSDEERALNDKGNAQAEATAKLFKRLGTQVDAIYTSPRLRCRQTAEIVGRAFNLEPQVREELNFDFNITLLNDLLAPLNFDQNVMLVGHEPTFSRAVQDLTGARVEMKKCGIARVDLISRTPLQGELIWLVAPRLVRAIVER; translated from the coding sequence GTGATCCTGTACTTCCTCCGCCATGCCCACGCCGTAGACGCCGTCGGCCTGTCCGACGAGGAGCGCGCCCTGAACGACAAGGGGAATGCGCAGGCTGAAGCGACCGCCAAGCTGTTTAAGCGTCTCGGCACACAAGTGGACGCGATCTACACAAGCCCGCGTCTGCGCTGCCGGCAGACTGCCGAGATTGTCGGGCGGGCCTTCAACCTTGAGCCGCAGGTGCGCGAAGAACTCAATTTTGACTTCAACATTACCCTTCTCAACGACCTGCTTGCCCCCCTAAACTTCGATCAGAACGTTATGCTGGTCGGGCATGAGCCGACCTTCAGCCGAGCAGTGCAAGACCTGACCGGTGCTCGTGTCGAGATGAAGAAGTGCGGTATCGCCCGCGTCGATCTGATCTCACGCACGCCGCTGCAAGGCGAACTGATCTGGCTGGTCGCGCCGCGTCTGGTCCGCGCCATCGTAGAGAGATAA
- a CDS encoding response regulator transcription factor, producing the protein MKKSRVLVVEDDESISKLIVDHLTRAGYDVYAAGDGLSALEYVKETGLPHIALVDLMLPNNMHGFEFSSKLKAMADVPIIFVTAVRDTDTIVQGLRQYAEDFVVKPFDTRELEARIKVVLARMPTLDYANEPVIKVDAHLQIDFAHNRILIDDKPITLTPIESVLLHVLLRSAGRVVENRTLITRVWPDEDVNDDTLRVHMHRLRRKLEADSHHPHYVRTERGVGYLFTIKPEPSGTD; encoded by the coding sequence ATGAAGAAGTCTCGAGTTCTGGTCGTCGAAGATGACGAAAGCATCAGCAAGCTAATTGTGGACCACCTCACCCGCGCGGGCTACGACGTATACGCCGCAGGTGACGGGTTGAGCGCGTTGGAGTACGTGAAGGAGACCGGACTGCCGCACATTGCGCTGGTCGACCTCATGCTTCCCAACAATATGCACGGATTCGAGTTCAGCAGCAAGCTCAAGGCCATGGCCGATGTGCCGATCATCTTCGTCACTGCCGTGCGTGACACCGACACTATCGTGCAAGGTTTGCGCCAGTACGCCGAAGACTTCGTGGTCAAACCGTTCGACACGCGCGAGCTGGAAGCCCGCATCAAGGTCGTGCTGGCGCGTATGCCGACCCTCGATTACGCCAACGAGCCAGTTATCAAAGTCGACGCGCACCTGCAGATCGATTTCGCGCACAATCGCATCCTGATCGACGACAAGCCCATCACCCTCACGCCCATCGAGTCGGTACTGCTGCACGTCCTGCTGCGCAGCGCGGGCCGGGTGGTCGAAAACCGGACGCTGATCACGCGTGTGTGGCCGGACGAGGACGTGAACGACGACACGCTTCGCGTGCACATGCACCGGCTGCGGCGCAAGCTCGAGGCCGACAGCCACCACCCGCACTATGTCCGCACCGAACGCGGCGTCGGCTATCTGTTTACGATTAAGCCGGAGCCGTCCGGCACGGACTAG
- the trxA gene encoding thioredoxin, protein MTDAITLTDADYESHIASSAALVLLLTTGDGLRGDFSTAFKKATDDAKDIVFARLNPADNPQAAARFGTSDKPLLIGFLNGEEIVRRLRPWGSDVTLLVDELRAKSKTTAPVPAASPDAPVADTTPSPAAATVAAPVDTRPVKVTDATFQTEVIDHPLPVLVDFWAEWCGPCRQIAPALEKLAAEFSGQIRIAKVNVDENPGVAQAFRIMSIPNLMMIKNRTIVFNQPGALPETTMRDLIKQLIALEVPAPEDAEAEEEPAQ, encoded by the coding sequence ATGACTGACGCAATTACTCTGACCGATGCCGACTACGAGTCACACATCGCATCCAGCGCGGCGCTGGTTCTGCTGTTGACGACCGGCGATGGACTGCGCGGGGATTTCTCGACGGCATTTAAGAAAGCGACCGATGACGCCAAAGACATCGTGTTTGCGCGGCTGAACCCGGCCGACAACCCGCAGGCCGCGGCCCGTTTCGGCACGTCCGACAAGCCGTTGTTGATCGGGTTTCTGAACGGCGAAGAAATCGTCCGCCGCTTGCGCCCGTGGGGCTCCGACGTGACGCTGCTGGTCGACGAGCTGCGCGCCAAATCGAAGACGACGGCACCCGTCCCAGCCGCATCCCCCGATGCCCCGGTGGCTGATACCACGCCATCTCCAGCGGCAGCGACTGTCGCAGCCCCGGTCGACACCAGGCCGGTGAAGGTCACCGACGCGACCTTCCAGACCGAGGTCATCGACCATCCGCTGCCGGTGCTGGTTGACTTCTGGGCGGAGTGGTGCGGCCCGTGTCGTCAGATCGCGCCCGCGCTTGAGAAACTGGCCGCCGAGTTTTCCGGTCAGATTCGTATCGCGAAGGTCAACGTGGATGAGAATCCGGGCGTCGCGCAGGCGTTCCGCATCATGAGCATCCCGAATTTGATGATGATCAAGAACCGCACGATCGTCTTCAACCAACCCGGCGCGCTGCCTGAGACGACCATGCGCGACTTGATCAAGCAGTTGATCGCGCTGGAGGTCCCGGCGCCTGAAGACGCCGAGGCTGAGGAAGAGCCTGCGCAGTAA
- the dnaA gene encoding chromosomal replication initiator protein DnaA translates to MITPQDAWDTTYHQLQLQLDQAKFDTWVRDARFLRFDGDTFVVGVRNTFARDMLQHRLYRNVVRVLSDAWGKSATIRFELLPTGNGKAHAEDAELPLFQIMAEARMPALPTYAVAEAAPAPAPTYAERVPAPLPASLPEMELNARYTFDRFVVGPSNHLAYEAVQSVLDAPGRHYNPLFIYGGVGVGKTHLLQAAAHVSRAAGKRAIYVPSEAFTNDLVVALRTRTTPMMREKYRTADVLIVDDVQFLAGKDSTVEEFFHTFNVLRESGKQIILASDRAPADLATLEDRLRSRFSGGLVVDIGPMELELRMAIVKLWMHEQNIQLSDPVVQVIAESVASARELEGAFNMIAARVRLTATPIKRDDAVHILRRLEGPRVHNRALTLDEITQVVSSVFGVKVEEILGKGRTKAVSLARQAVMSLARDLTDLSLIQIGAGLGDRTHSTVISGIKKVAELCASAPEICEQLEVARKRLLGQR, encoded by the coding sequence ATGATTACCCCGCAAGATGCTTGGGACACAACTTACCATCAGCTGCAGCTGCAGCTCGACCAAGCCAAGTTCGATACGTGGGTGCGCGACGCGCGCTTCCTGCGTTTCGACGGAGACACCTTCGTTGTGGGGGTTCGCAATACCTTCGCGCGCGATATGCTGCAGCATCGGCTGTATCGCAACGTCGTGCGCGTACTGTCCGATGCGTGGGGCAAGTCGGCGACGATTCGCTTCGAGCTGCTGCCTACCGGGAACGGCAAAGCTCACGCAGAGGACGCGGAACTCCCGTTGTTCCAGATCATGGCCGAAGCGCGCATGCCTGCCCTGCCGACCTACGCCGTTGCCGAGGCGGCGCCTGCGCCCGCTCCTACTTACGCCGAACGCGTGCCCGCGCCGCTTCCCGCATCGCTGCCCGAGATGGAGCTCAACGCGCGTTATACGTTCGACCGCTTCGTCGTCGGTCCGTCCAATCACCTCGCCTACGAGGCCGTGCAGAGCGTACTGGACGCGCCCGGCCGGCACTACAACCCGCTATTCATATATGGAGGCGTCGGAGTCGGCAAGACGCACCTGCTGCAAGCCGCCGCGCACGTCAGCCGCGCCGCCGGCAAGCGCGCAATCTACGTCCCCAGCGAGGCGTTCACCAACGATCTGGTCGTCGCATTGCGCACCCGCACCACCCCGATGATGCGCGAGAAGTACCGCACTGCCGATGTATTGATTGTCGATGACGTCCAGTTCCTCGCCGGCAAGGACTCGACCGTCGAAGAGTTCTTCCATACGTTCAATGTGCTGCGCGAGTCCGGGAAGCAGATCATCCTTGCCAGCGACCGCGCCCCCGCCGACCTCGCAACGTTGGAAGACCGCCTGCGCTCGCGCTTCTCGGGCGGGCTGGTGGTCGACATTGGGCCGATGGAGCTTGAGCTGCGCATGGCGATCGTCAAGCTGTGGATGCATGAACAGAACATCCAGTTGAGCGATCCGGTCGTGCAAGTGATCGCGGAGTCAGTTGCGAGCGCGCGCGAGTTGGAGGGGGCATTCAACATGATCGCCGCGCGGGTGCGCCTGACCGCCACGCCGATTAAGCGCGACGATGCCGTGCACATTTTGCGCCGGCTTGAAGGGCCGCGCGTGCACAATCGGGCGCTCACGCTGGATGAGATCACGCAAGTCGTCTCTAGCGTGTTTGGCGTCAAAGTCGAGGAAATTCTTGGCAAAGGCCGCACCAAGGCCGTCAGCCTCGCGCGGCAAGCCGTGATGAGCCTCGCGCGCGATTTGACCGACCTGTCGCTGATTCAAATCGGCGCCGGGCTGGGCGATCGCACGCACAGCACGGTCATCAGCGGGATCAAGAAGGTCGCCGAACTGTGCGCCAGCGCGCCGGAAATCTGCGAGCAGCTTGAGGTCGCGCGTAAGCGCCTGCTCGGTCAGCGGTAA
- a CDS encoding stage V sporulation protein S, translated as MIRDNHEQLTTNRPNAPLDAGCNGLKPMRVAAQSVPRKVAGAIAGMVRDSGCAELHAVGAESVNQTAKAVALAKHFLAGDDIRVVADIDFLTVHINGSARNAMRFSVRRVPD; from the coding sequence ATGATTCGAGACAACCACGAACAGCTCACTACCAATCGCCCTAACGCGCCGCTGGATGCCGGGTGCAACGGCCTGAAGCCGATGCGAGTGGCCGCCCAGTCCGTCCCGCGCAAGGTGGCCGGCGCGATCGCCGGAATGGTGCGCGACTCCGGCTGTGCCGAACTTCATGCCGTGGGCGCCGAATCGGTGAACCAGACCGCCAAAGCCGTGGCGCTTGCCAAGCATTTCCTCGCCGGCGACGACATTCGCGTCGTCGCCGACATCGACTTCCTCACGGTGCACATCAACGGCAGCGCGCGTAACGCGATGCGGTTCAGCGTGCGCCGGGTTCCGGATTAG
- a CDS encoding aminotransferase class I/II-fold pyridoxal phosphate-dependent enzyme has translation MRTFVSKNVQQLRPSGIRRYFDIAATMTDVITLGIGEPDFATPQHIAQVGADCVLTGHTAYTSNSGAIELRSSISAHMRRLYGLEYSATDEILVTVGVSEALFLALKAICDPGDEVLVVEPCFVANAAAVEMAGGIPVPVPTYVEHGFQVTGAELEARITPRTKAILISYPSNPTGAVLTAEHMAELVDVAVRHDLLVISDEIYERLVYGVEHTNVASLPGMRERTIVLSGMSKSYAMTGWRIGYALAPAPIMDAMRKLHQYLIMSAPTMGQAAAVEALERGEDDVEAMRCDYDRRRRLIVDGFNRIGLPCFEPRGAFYAFPDIRPTGLTDEEFCETLLREERVAVVPGSAFGSSGAGFVRASYTASYANIERALERIERFVARHGLIVPVEALSA, from the coding sequence ATGCGCACCTTCGTCAGCAAAAACGTCCAGCAGCTTCGCCCTTCAGGAATCCGCCGCTACTTCGACATCGCCGCCACCATGACCGACGTGATCACGCTCGGGATCGGCGAGCCGGACTTCGCCACCCCCCAGCACATCGCGCAGGTCGGCGCGGACTGTGTGCTGACCGGGCATACGGCGTACACCAGCAACAGCGGGGCGATCGAACTGCGCAGTTCGATCAGCGCGCACATGCGCCGCCTGTATGGACTGGAGTACAGCGCGACGGACGAGATTCTGGTTACGGTTGGCGTGAGCGAGGCGCTGTTTCTCGCGCTCAAGGCGATCTGCGACCCCGGCGACGAGGTGCTGGTGGTCGAGCCGTGCTTCGTCGCCAACGCCGCCGCGGTCGAGATGGCTGGCGGTATCCCTGTCCCGGTGCCGACGTACGTCGAGCACGGGTTTCAGGTGACCGGCGCAGAACTCGAAGCCCGTATCACCCCGCGCACGAAGGCGATCCTGATCAGCTATCCGAGCAACCCGACCGGCGCCGTCCTGACCGCCGAGCACATGGCCGAACTGGTCGATGTCGCCGTGCGCCATGACCTGCTGGTCATCAGCGATGAAATCTACGAACGGCTCGTGTACGGAGTCGAGCATACCAACGTCGCCAGCCTGCCCGGTATGCGCGAGCGCACGATTGTGCTGAGCGGCATGAGCAAGTCGTACGCCATGACCGGATGGCGCATCGGCTATGCGCTGGCGCCGGCGCCGATCATGGACGCAATGCGCAAGCTGCATCAGTATCTCATCATGTCAGCTCCGACCATGGGGCAAGCCGCGGCGGTTGAGGCACTTGAACGCGGCGAGGACGATGTCGAGGCGATGCGCTGCGACTACGACCGCCGCCGCCGCCTGATCGTGGACGGGTTCAACCGGATCGGTCTGCCCTGCTTCGAGCCGCGCGGCGCGTTCTACGCGTTCCCGGACATTCGGCCGACCGGCCTGACGGACGAGGAATTCTGCGAGACGCTGCTGCGGGAAGAACGGGTTGCGGTGGTGCCCGGCAGCGCGTTCGGCTCAAGCGGGGCCGGGTTCGTCCGCGCCAGCTACACCGCCAGCTACGCCAATATCGAACGCGCGCTGGAACGCATCGAGCGGTTCGTCGCCCGGCACGGTTTGATTGTGCCCGTCGAGGCGCTGTCGGCCTAA